The segment TGCGGGCGGACGCCGTCCGTCCCCGGCTTTCAAAGCGGGCGCTCCACCACTACCTCACCTTTCACGGCGTCATCCCGGCACCCCTGACCATCTTCGAGAACGTTCAAAAACTGGAACCGGCCACCCTACTGGTCATCGAATCAAACGGACGGAAAAGCAAGCAAACCTACTGGAAGCTGAATTTCGACGAAAAATGGAACCTGAGCGAAGAGGAGTGGATCGAACGACTCCTTCACACCCTCGAAACCAGTGTCAAGCGGCGGATGGTGAGCGACGTTCGCGTCGGCGCGCTGTTGAGCGGCGGAGTGGACTCCAGTCTGATCGTCGCCTTGATGGCGCGGATGGAACCCGAGTCCCTCCGGACCTATTCCATCGGCTTTGAGGATGTAGCCGGAGAAGAGGGTAACGAGTTCCGTTACAGCGATCAGGTCGCCGAGATGTTCGGCACGCAACACCGCAAGTATTTCATCGATTCCAGACAGCTCCTTCCCCACCTGCAGGATTGCATCCGGAACATGTCCGAACCGATGACGAGCCACGACGCCGTCGGATTTTATCTCCTGTCCCGGGAGGTGAGCCGGGAGACAAAGGTGGTGCTGAGCGGCCAGGGCGCCGATGAAGTGTTTGCGGGATACCACTGGTATCCCCGGGTGAACGACGGAACCGGCCGCCCGTCGGACCGGTATGAAAAAGCCTTTTTCGACCGGGACCACCTGGAAATCCTGGAGGCGCTGGAGCCGGAATATCACGGGGACGACTGGTCCAAACAATTCGTCCGCGACCACTTCGGCATGCCCGGAGCCTCCCATCCCGTCGACCGGGCTCTCCGGCTCGACATCACCGTGATGCTGGTGGACGATCCCCTCAAGCGGGTGGACAACATGACCATGAGCTGGGGGTTGGAGGCCCGGGTGCCCTTCCTGGATCACGAACTGGTGGAGCTGGCGGCCGCCATGCCGCCGGAAATCAAGCTGTCCGGAGGAGGAAAGGGGATCCTGAAGAAAGCGGCGGAACGCCTGCTCCCCCGCCGGATCATTTACCGGAAAAAGGGCTACTTCCCCGTCCCCGCCCTTAAGTACCTGCGTGGGGAGTACCTGGAATTCGCCCGGGATATTCTCCTGTCCGACCGGGCGCGCAGCCGAGGTTTGTTCCGACCGGCATACGTGGAAAAACTGCTGGCCGCCCCGGAAGAGCACATTACCGTGCTGGGAGGCAGCAAACTGTCGCAGCTAGCCCTGTTGGAATTCTGGCTGGAGGAAATGGGGTGTTGACATGACTCAGCGCACGTTGGTCCGACACTTGAGGCGCTCCATCTCCACAATGCCCCCGTCCGGATGGGTCGAGGAGCCGCCGCCAGTCAAAACACGGGGAATCAAGCGCAATACCGCCCTTTTCTGCGGATGGGGAAGGCTGATTTTCGGACAAACCTTCTCCGACCACAACCGGATTATCGACATCTTTTCCTCGGAACCTGCGGGAAAGCGGGATTTGGCCATCTACGTCAAAAACCATCACGTGTTGCTGGCCAAAGCCCCCAACCTGCTGTTTGTTGACCCCTCCCACACCTACCGCCTGTGGCTGCACCATTACCGGATGCCGCGGAAACGATCTTCCCATTTCCACATCCGTCTGCTGAAGGGGAAAGAGGACGCAGAGCAGGTGAACACCATCTACCGGAA is part of the Planifilum fulgidum genome and harbors:
- a CDS encoding N-acetylglutaminylglutamine amidotransferase translates to MCGICGIIDLDDNRIQQNQLRSMLPPLERRGPDDEGWLVQPGVALGHRRLSIIDLTEKGRQPMVDEELGLTVVCNGEIYNFRELKRELTTMGYRFFSSSDTEVLLKAYHAWGDTFVTRLKGMFAFCLYDAKRRRCILGRDRLGIKPLYYVDEGSTFYFASNIQALMRADAVRPRLSKRALHHYLTFHGVIPAPLTIFENVQKLEPATLLVIESNGRKSKQTYWKLNFDEKWNLSEEEWIERLLHTLETSVKRRMVSDVRVGALLSGGVDSSLIVALMARMEPESLRTYSIGFEDVAGEEGNEFRYSDQVAEMFGTQHRKYFIDSRQLLPHLQDCIRNMSEPMTSHDAVGFYLLSREVSRETKVVLSGQGADEVFAGYHWYPRVNDGTGRPSDRYEKAFFDRDHLEILEALEPEYHGDDWSKQFVRDHFGMPGASHPVDRALRLDITVMLVDDPLKRVDNMTMSWGLEARVPFLDHELVELAAAMPPEIKLSGGGKGILKKAAERLLPRRIIYRKKGYFPVPALKYLRGEYLEFARDILLSDRARSRGLFRPAYVEKLLAAPEEHITVLGGSKLSQLALLEFWLEEMGC
- a CDS encoding GNAT family N-acetyltransferase → MTQRTLVRHLRRSISTMPPSGWVEEPPPVKTRGIKRNTALFCGWGRLIFGQTFSDHNRIIDIFSSEPAGKRDLAIYVKNHHVLLAKAPNLLFVDPSHTYRLWLHHYRMPRKRSSHFHIRLLKGKEDAEQVNTIYRKCGLIESPVSTIVENQKTHTFSYFVAEDSTDGRIIGTITGIDHKEAFNDPENGASFWCLAVDPDRRARGVGRALVRCVAEHYLAKGREYLDLSVLHDNHRAIRLYRSLGFRRVPVFVVKRKNEINRIYYTGGPKP